The following proteins are co-located in the Candidatus Nanosynbacter sp. HMT-352 genome:
- the cyaB gene encoding class IV adenylate cyclase, producing MIEVESKFKISGGITQRDLLAILKSQFIAPISSKRQIDTVFLLPEQVDAPIVLGSKIMRVRDVLNPETGELQRSLMTLKVEGQAKLVSDEYEFAVDDGNAARQMLTALGWQEIVTVDKVRLESKTEDYTICIDEVAGLGLFIELEILTEDDANVKNIQQQMCNFLKNLNIDGKLWKIPYDTSIRDLQNNVS from the coding sequence ATGATTGAAGTAGAGTCTAAATTTAAGATATCGGGTGGCATAACGCAGCGCGATCTTCTCGCCATACTAAAAAGCCAATTCATCGCACCCATCTCAAGCAAACGCCAAATTGATACAGTGTTTTTATTGCCCGAGCAAGTTGATGCGCCAATTGTTCTCGGCTCCAAAATTATGCGAGTGCGCGATGTTCTTAATCCGGAAACTGGTGAGCTGCAACGGAGCTTGATGACGCTGAAAGTTGAAGGACAGGCAAAATTGGTGTCTGATGAATATGAATTTGCGGTTGATGACGGAAATGCGGCGCGCCAAATGCTCACAGCGCTGGGCTGGCAAGAAATTGTTACGGTTGATAAAGTCCGCCTTGAATCGAAAACTGAGGACTATACGATCTGCATCGACGAAGTTGCTGGACTAGGACTATTTATTGAACTGGAAATCCTGACAGAAGACGATGCCAACGTAAAAAACATTCAGCAACAAATGTGCAATTTTCTGAAAAACCTGAACATTGACGGCAAATTATGGAAAATTCCGTACGACACAAGCATTAGAGATCTGCAAAATAACGTTAGTTAG
- a CDS encoding alpha/beta fold hydrolase, translating into MLDKIIHRWLRIPYALNVHYFSRPEKPKATILLIHGLGASWKTWMPLEPYLPKDTRVIAIDMLGFGNSPKPDWKSYNAHDQAASIVATLRREFINHVDIVIGHSMGSLTAVELAKQYPKLSKSLILCSPPIYYPRVDEKIHHPEKILRALYEFFNSHPRSSKRFLQFADRHNIWPDAGFKADEVTSESFLIALNTAIINQTTMNDIAKLTLPIAILSGKLDPLIVERNLKKLAKDHNNITHTSMATQRHEITDKYAKKLSEIMKEYLTGKYSPKTSRLIARSKRGSL; encoded by the coding sequence ATGTTGGACAAGATTATCCATCGCTGGTTGCGGATTCCGTATGCATTGAACGTGCATTATTTTTCTCGTCCAGAAAAACCGAAAGCGACGATTTTACTTATTCATGGATTAGGCGCATCCTGGAAAACATGGATGCCGCTGGAGCCGTATTTACCGAAGGACACGCGAGTTATAGCAATTGACATGCTGGGATTTGGCAATTCGCCCAAGCCTGATTGGAAGTCCTACAACGCCCACGACCAAGCCGCAAGCATCGTCGCCACTTTGCGTAGGGAATTCATAAATCACGTCGATATCGTCATCGGTCATTCTATGGGCTCGCTGACTGCCGTAGAGCTCGCCAAGCAATATCCGAAGTTGAGCAAGTCGCTGATTTTGTGCAGCCCGCCGATATATTATCCGAGGGTCGACGAAAAAATTCATCATCCAGAGAAGATTTTGCGTGCGCTTTATGAGTTTTTCAATAGTCATCCGCGCAGTTCGAAACGCTTTTTGCAATTTGCTGATCGGCACAATATTTGGCCTGACGCTGGATTTAAGGCTGATGAGGTTACCTCCGAGTCGTTTTTAATCGCCCTGAACACCGCGATTATCAATCAGACGACAATGAATGACATTGCTAAGCTCACTCTTCCGATTGCTATTTTGTCTGGAAAGCTTGATCCACTGATTGTAGAGAGAAACCTGAAGAAATTAGCAAAAGATCATAACAATATCACTCATACGTCAATGGCAACTCAGCGGCACGAAATAACCGACAAATATGCGAAGAAATTGTCGGAAATTATGAAAGAATATCTGACGGGAAAATATTCACCGAAAACGAGTCGTCTTATAGCAAGGTCCAAACGAGGAAGCTTATGA
- the rpsI gene encoding 30S ribosomal protein S9, translating into MAADTYFYGLGRRKSASASVRLLPGKGTITINGKPAAEYLDGNKTLLAEVTDPLAIVSKQKEFDVTILVKGGGLAGQVDAIKLGIAKALTAAHADLRPVLKKAELLKRDPREKERKKYGLRSARKREQFSKR; encoded by the coding sequence ATGGCTGCTGATACTTATTTCTACGGCCTAGGACGACGCAAGAGTGCTTCAGCAAGCGTTCGCCTACTTCCTGGCAAAGGCACCATTACAATCAATGGCAAACCTGCCGCTGAGTACCTGGACGGCAACAAAACCCTACTAGCAGAAGTAACTGACCCACTTGCTATCGTCAGCAAGCAAAAAGAGTTCGACGTTACTATCTTAGTTAAGGGTGGCGGTCTGGCTGGTCAAGTTGACGCCATCAAGCTTGGCATCGCAAAGGCTTTGACAGCTGCTCACGCTGATCTACGTCCAGTTCTGAAGAAGGCTGAGCTATTGAAACGTGACCCACGCGAGAAAGAGCGCAAGAAGTATGGTCTTCGTTCTGCTCGTAAACGCGAACAATTCTCTAAGCGTTAG
- the rplM gene encoding 50S ribosomal protein L13, protein MKTYSQKPSEVSRRWVLFDASELPLGRLATEIAKHLTGKYKPTYTPHIDGGDYVVVINAAQTVVTGYKETDKYYYRHSGFPGGIKETQFKEMRERHPERIIEEAVKGMLPKNKLQAERLKRLRIFAGSDHAHTAQTPEKVEVK, encoded by the coding sequence ATGAAGACTTATTCACAAAAACCATCTGAAGTTTCTCGCCGTTGGGTATTGTTTGACGCTAGCGAATTACCACTTGGACGTTTGGCTACAGAAATTGCCAAGCATTTGACTGGTAAATACAAGCCAACCTACACTCCTCATATTGATGGTGGCGACTACGTAGTTGTTATCAATGCTGCACAGACAGTCGTTACTGGATACAAGGAAACTGATAAGTATTACTATCGCCACAGTGGTTTCCCAGGTGGAATTAAGGAAACGCAATTCAAAGAAATGCGCGAACGCCACCCAGAACGAATTATTGAAGAAGCTGTTAAAGGTATGTTGCCAAAGAACAAATTGCAAGCAGAGCGCCTAAAGCGTCTACGCATTTTTGCTGGCAGCGACCACGCTCACACAGCACAAACACCAGAGAAAGTTGAGGTAAAGTAA
- the rplQ gene encoding 50S ribosomal protein L17, giving the protein MHRHGYQGRKFGRERDQRRALLKGLATSLVEYGKIETTLPKAKELKRHIEKIITKAKKGDLASRRQVIAALSTRAAAYKLVDEIAPQLSGRTSGHVRVERTRLRVGDGAQMAIIEFVDDIKPMPKEGK; this is encoded by the coding sequence ATGCATAGACACGGATATCAAGGGCGCAAGTTCGGCCGCGAGCGTGATCAGCGACGAGCCCTACTCAAAGGTCTGGCTACCAGCTTGGTTGAGTACGGAAAGATCGAGACCACCTTGCCAAAGGCTAAGGAACTAAAGCGTCACATTGAAAAAATCATCACCAAGGCTAAAAAGGGCGACCTAGCAAGCCGACGTCAGGTGATTGCAGCATTAAGCACACGCGCCGCTGCTTACAAACTAGTTGATGAAATCGCACCACAGCTAAGTGGTCGAACCAGCGGACACGTTCGCGTTGAACGAACACGTTTGCGAGTCGGCGACGGCGCTCAAATGGCGATCATCGAGTTTGTTGACGATATTAAACCAATGCCAAAGGAAGGAAAATAA
- a CDS encoding DNA-directed RNA polymerase subunit alpha, with protein MAKAIYNPALASVDDISANSATFLIEPLHPGYGNTLGNSLRRVLLSSVRGGAVVAFRIEGATHEFTTVEGIKEDVVDIMLNLKNVHLRVFTDDPVELRIEKTGAGEVTAADIKTNADVEVVNPEQVIATIDDPNKHLVMDLVVEAGCGYQTIEESSEKRLHSDMIAIDAMYSPVLRVRYKVDSTRVGQETNLDKLAITVETNGTITPREAFEEAAAILVNQYTALAGNTMVTGAPALGAAKEDEESELAMPIEELNLSARTTNALINNEIRTIRDLVTLTEQDLRELKGFGSKALDEVRDKMAELEF; from the coding sequence ATGGCAAAAGCAATTTACAATCCAGCACTCGCGAGCGTTGATGACATTTCAGCAAACAGTGCTACTTTTCTAATCGAGCCACTTCACCCAGGCTACGGTAATACTCTTGGTAACTCATTGCGACGCGTTCTATTGTCAAGCGTTCGCGGTGGCGCGGTTGTAGCTTTCAGGATTGAGGGCGCAACTCACGAGTTTACTACTGTTGAAGGCATCAAAGAAGATGTTGTCGACATTATGTTGAACTTGAAGAACGTTCACCTACGCGTATTTACTGACGATCCAGTTGAGCTACGCATTGAGAAAACTGGCGCTGGCGAAGTAACTGCCGCTGACATTAAAACTAATGCTGATGTTGAAGTTGTTAACCCAGAGCAAGTAATTGCTACAATCGACGACCCGAACAAGCATTTGGTTATGGATTTGGTAGTTGAGGCAGGTTGCGGTTACCAGACAATTGAAGAGTCAAGCGAAAAGCGTTTGCACAGTGACATGATTGCTATCGACGCAATGTACTCACCAGTTCTACGCGTTCGCTACAAAGTCGACTCAACTCGTGTTGGTCAGGAGACAAACTTGGACAAATTGGCAATCACTGTTGAAACTAACGGCACAATCACACCTCGTGAAGCGTTTGAAGAAGCAGCAGCGATTCTTGTCAATCAATACACAGCTTTGGCTGGCAACACGATGGTAACTGGCGCACCAGCACTTGGCGCAGCTAAGGAAGACGAAGAGTCGGAGTTAGCAATGCCAATCGAAGAATTAAACTTAAGCGCCCGCACGACAAACGCGCTAATTAACAATGAAATCCGCACTATTCGCGATTTGGTAACTTTGACTGAGCAAGATTTGCGAGAATTGAAAGGCTTCGGTTCAAAGGCACTAGACGAAGTACGTGACAAGATGGCGGAGTTGGAGTTTTAA
- the rpsD gene encoding 30S ribosomal protein S4, whose amino-acid sequence MARDNSPIVKQSRREGYALHPKAHKILAKKSGIPGQHAHGRQNKPSLYATQLREKQKVRRLYGLVEKQFARLMKEATRAQEGLAGENLLKLLERRLDNVVYRSGFAVSRRAARQLVSHGHFELNGRRVDIPSIRVKAGDVITVRPKSTKSEYFTRIDDVINNSVQGPLSWLKADSKKLKIEVTGLPKREEAEADINEQLIVEYYSR is encoded by the coding sequence ATGGCACGAGATAATTCACCAATTGTCAAGCAAAGCCGCCGCGAAGGTTATGCGCTTCATCCAAAAGCACATAAAATTTTGGCGAAAAAATCTGGCATTCCAGGTCAGCACGCACATGGTCGTCAGAATAAGCCAAGTCTATACGCTACACAGCTTCGTGAAAAGCAGAAGGTTCGTCGCTTGTATGGTCTAGTCGAGAAGCAGTTTGCTCGCTTGATGAAAGAAGCAACACGCGCTCAAGAAGGTTTGGCGGGCGAAAACTTGTTGAAGCTATTAGAGCGCCGTTTGGATAACGTCGTTTATCGTTCTGGATTTGCCGTATCACGTCGCGCAGCTCGTCAACTAGTTAGCCACGGACACTTTGAATTGAACGGCCGACGCGTCGATATTCCATCGATTCGCGTTAAAGCTGGCGATGTCATCACAGTTCGTCCAAAGAGTACCAAGTCAGAGTACTTTACACGAATTGACGATGTAATCAACAATTCAGTCCAAGGCCCACTAAGCTGGCTAAAAGCGGATAGCAAGAAGCTGAAGATTGAAGTAACTGGTTTGCCAAAGCGCGAGGAAGCAGAAGCTGACATCAACGAGCAATTAATTGTTGAGTATTACTCACGATAA
- the rpsK gene encoding 30S ribosomal protein S11 encodes MADAKSTKKKQRRSVPAGQLHIQATFNNTIVTFSDKKGNVLTASSAGACGFRGSKKGTAYASQVAAEKAAEAAKSQYGLKSVDVFVKGVGLGRDAAIRAVSAFDISVESIKDVTGVPHGGVRPRKARRA; translated from the coding sequence ATGGCAGACGCAAAATCTACCAAGAAGAAGCAGCGCCGATCAGTCCCAGCTGGTCAGCTGCATATTCAGGCAACATTTAACAATACTATCGTTACTTTTTCCGACAAGAAGGGTAACGTGCTAACCGCTTCATCAGCTGGTGCATGTGGTTTCCGTGGAAGTAAAAAAGGTACAGCCTATGCTTCACAGGTTGCTGCTGAAAAAGCTGCTGAAGCTGCGAAATCTCAATACGGCTTGAAGTCTGTTGACGTTTTCGTGAAAGGTGTCGGCTTGGGTCGTGACGCCGCTATTCGTGCGGTCAGCGCCTTCGACATCTCAGTAGAAAGCATTAAGGACGTAACTGGCGTGCCTCACGGTGGTGTTCGTCCACGAAAGGCACGGAGGGCATAA
- the rpsM gene encoding 30S ribosomal protein S13, protein MARIAGVVIPTEKQVQIALTYIYGIGPKHASSILAAAKIEPTTRVKDLTEAEENKIREIIDSEYTVEGDLQRLVTNNIKRLKDINAYRGLRHKAGLPTRGQRTRTNARTRKGRAIAVGGTQPKAASKT, encoded by the coding sequence ATGGCTCGAATTGCTGGGGTAGTTATCCCAACAGAGAAGCAGGTGCAAATTGCGCTCACCTATATTTACGGTATTGGGCCAAAGCACGCTTCGAGCATCCTTGCGGCGGCTAAAATTGAGCCGACCACTCGGGTGAAAGATCTCACCGAGGCTGAAGAAAACAAGATTCGCGAAATTATTGACAGCGAATACACCGTTGAAGGTGATCTCCAGCGCTTGGTGACAAATAATATTAAGCGCTTGAAGGATATCAACGCCTATCGCGGTCTTCGCCACAAAGCAGGACTGCCAACACGCGGACAGCGGACTCGTACGAATGCACGAACTCGCAAGGGTCGCGCCATCGCCGTGGGCGGTACACAACCAAAAGCAGCAAGTAAGACCTAA
- the rpmJ gene encoding 50S ribosomal protein L36, with translation MKVRAGVKKISPDDKFVRRKGRLYIINKKKPKNKQRQG, from the coding sequence ATGAAAGTTCGTGCAGGTGTGAAAAAAATCAGTCCCGATGATAAGTTCGTTCGCCGCAAAGGCCGACTATATATCATCAACAAGAAAAAACCTAAGAATAAGCAAAGGCAGGGTTAA
- the infA gene encoding translation initiation factor IF-1, protein MASQKEVIKMVGKVVEALPNTQFKVELENGHSIIAHISGRMRKHYIRLVPGDKVEVEMTPYDLTKGRISFRLRDDRPQGR, encoded by the coding sequence ATGGCGAGTCAAAAGGAAGTCATCAAAATGGTAGGAAAGGTAGTGGAAGCACTGCCTAATACTCAATTTAAGGTGGAACTGGAGAATGGCCATAGTATCATCGCGCACATTTCAGGACGAATGCGCAAGCATTATATTCGTCTAGTGCCTGGTGATAAGGTTGAGGTTGAGATGACCCCTTACGATCTTACAAAGGGACGAATCAGCTTCCGCCTACGTGACGATCGACCTCAAGGTCGGTAG